The Granulicella sp. 5B5 nucleotide sequence TGTAGAGCCAGGGCATCGCGACGGGCTGGCTGGTGTTGAGGACGACGATAGTGTTGGGATTGACGGCGGCGACCTCCTCGACGAGCTTGTCCTGATCGCCGGGGAGGTGGAAGGCGGGCTTGCCGCGCGTCCAGACGAAGACGACGGCGGTGTGCGCGTGGCGGGCGGCGTCGATGGCTTGCTGGTGCGCGGCGGTGCGGGCTTCGGGAGTCATCCAGTTCAGGCGGATCTGTTCGGGATGGTTGGAGGTGTCGCCGGTGGAGGTGACCTCGATGGTGTGCGGGCCGGCGGTGAGCTGGATGGCGCGGCGGACGTTGTCGAGGCCGTCGGTGGTGGGGAGGACGTTGTCCTGGGTAGGGTGCTGGATATCGCCGTGGACCGCGCCCTTGGTGGCGCCGGTGCGCCCGAGTTCCTTGCCGTCGACCGAGAGCACGCCGCGTGCGCCGAGGACCTGTAGATAGAGCCAGTAGTCACCCGCGGTGGGTACGGTGAGCGTGCCGTGCCACGTCGCTTCTGTATTGGGCGAAAGAGACTTGCCGTTCTTTGCGGTGAAGTCGAGCGTGGCGTCGGTGGTGGTCTTGCTGCCGACGGTACGCGCGAGGCCGGGCTTGCCGCCGTGCGAGAGCATGGCGGCGGGGATGGGGGCGCCCGTCATGTCGTCATTGACGGCAAAGGCGATTTTGGCTGTGGGGTCGAGTTTGCGGAGGGCTTCGAGCGGGCCAACCTGGCGGGAGGTGAGGCCGCCGGAGCGCTCGCCGAAGGTGCCGATGGCGTCGACCTGGCCGGCGGTGGGGCCGATGAGTGCGAGCGAGTCGAGGTCCGCGTGGCGAAGGGGGAGCGTTGCGTCGTCGTTTTTGAGCAATACGGCGGCGTCTTCGGCGGTCTTGCGGATGACGGCGGCGTTCTCTTCGATGTCCTGCGGGGTGATGTTGTGTTTCTGCTTGCCATCGAGGTAGCCGAAGCGGTCCATTTCGTAGAGCACGCGGCGGGCGGCGGCGTTGACGGTGGCTTCGGTGACGGTGCCGTTTTTAATGGCTTCGCCGAGCGAGGTGTGGTCGTTGTCGCGGGGGAAGGCGTTCAGGTCCATAGTGGCTTGATTGGGTTCTTCAGGGATGGTGCCGCCCAACATGCCGGCGAGGGCGGCCACATTGGGCTTGGTGATCTCGCTATTGAGGGGCTTGGTGGCGTAGAAGGTGTTCATCATGCCGGCAAAGGGGCTGTCGGGCGGCGGCAGGCCGGGCATCTCCATGTCGAGGCCCTGGTTGATGAAGAGTGCGCTGTGCACGGCGCCCCAGTCGGAGGTGACGAAGCCCTTGAAGCCGAGCTGGCCTTTGAGGATGGTCTTGAGGGTGTCCGGGTTGCCGCAGGCGAAGGGGCCGTTGAGGCGGTTGTAGGAGCACATGATGGACGAGACGCCGGCGCGGACGGCCTCGTCGAAGGGCGCAGCGTAGACCTCATGCAGGGTCTGCGGGTCGATGAAGACGTTGTAGGCGTCGGTGTCGTAACCGACGTAGTGTTTGGCCTGGGCCATGACGTCCTGCGCCTGCGCGCCACGGATCTCGGCGGCGCCCATCTGGCCGGTGAGGTAGGGGTCTTCGCCGAAGGTGTTGTAACCGCGCGCGAAGGTGATGTCGCGGTCAATGTTGATGAAGGGTTGAAGAACGACGTCGATGCCGAGCGAGCGGGCTTCGCGGCCGATCACTTCGCCATTGGCCTGCGCGTCCTTGACGGAGAAGGTGGCGGCGACGCCCATGGTGGCGGTCTCGGCCTGCGCGGGCACGCGGGTGAGCAGGCCCGGAGGCCCGTCGGCGAAGCGCAGCGATGGAACATGCAGGCGCGGGACGCCGGGCAGATAGCCGGCCTGGCCCTGGTAAACGCTGGGGTCTTCGACGCCTCCGCGGATGAGATTGACCTTCTCTTCGAGGGTCATCTGCTGCAAGAGCTTATCGATGCGGGCTTCGTTGGCGTGTTCGGGCGGCACGGCCTGCGCGTGGGCAAGACCGGCAGCAAGCGTGAGAGACAGGCCGCAGAGGCTGGCGGCAAGGAAGCGGGGCGATAACAAGGACATGAAAGCTCTCCTATTGTCCTGAACGGGGCGCGTTGGTGCGCTGTTCGTTTGACGACACGTCATGCTAGAGCATGAAGGCAAACGTTGTCTTGAAGAAGAGGAGAATGGGCGCAAGAGAGCTGACTAGGCCGTTTGTGCGGGGCTGGGTTGTGGTGGTTTAACTTGCCTGACCGGAGAAACTATTTGATCCGTCACGCCAGAGGCATTTTCCCTGTACACTCGGACTCTTCCACCAAAACGGTAATTTTACTGTTGCAGGTGGCTGCACTACGAGGTCTTATGCGCTCTGAGGTTATTTTTCGTGCAAGCGAAGCTATCGGCAATCGCTACAAACTCTGTCAAACGGTCGCCAAGGCCACACGCCGTCTGCATATCGGGACGCAGGAGATGACCCACACCATCAATAACGCTTTCGTGAGAATCGCTGCTGGCGCAAACCAGCCGCCGGTGCCCGAAGCTGTCTAGTGGTGTGCGGGAGGCAAACGATCTTCTGAAATACATGAGGAGCTTGAGTAATAGAAGTAGCCAGGCCTTTTGTGGAAACGGATCGCGAGCTACTTCTGCCGGAGTCCGGACCAGCTCTCGCTGACGAGAATGCTGTTGCCGGGGTTCCGGGGGTCGTAGCGGACCTGGATAGGCTGATCGATGCGGAAGCCGAGGACGCGGTCGGCGAGGTGGGAGACGTCCTGCGCACAGTTGTAGGTGACGCCGGCAAGGCGGTAGCTGTAGACCAGCACCTCCGGCGTGGGTGAGAAGGAGTCCTCGCCATTAAGGGTGCGGGCGTCTACGATGACACCGTCACAGATGC carries:
- a CDS encoding glycoside hydrolase family 3 C-terminal domain-containing protein, giving the protein MSLLSPRFLAASLCGLSLTLAAGLAHAQAVPPEHANEARIDKLLQQMTLEEKVNLIRGGVEDPSVYQGQAGYLPGVPRLHVPSLRFADGPPGLLTRVPAQAETATMGVAATFSVKDAQANGEVIGREARSLGIDVVLQPFINIDRDITFARGYNTFGEDPYLTGQMGAAEIRGAQAQDVMAQAKHYVGYDTDAYNVFIDPQTLHEVYAAPFDEAVRAGVSSIMCSYNRLNGPFACGNPDTLKTILKGQLGFKGFVTSDWGAVHSALFINQGLDMEMPGLPPPDSPFAGMMNTFYATKPLNSEITKPNVAALAGMLGGTIPEEPNQATMDLNAFPRDNDHTSLGEAIKNGTVTEATVNAAARRVLYEMDRFGYLDGKQKHNITPQDIEENAAVIRKTAEDAAVLLKNDDATLPLRHADLDSLALIGPTAGQVDAIGTFGERSGGLTSRQVGPLEALRKLDPTAKIAFAVNDDMTGAPIPAAMLSHGGKPGLARTVGSKTTTDATLDFTAKNGKSLSPNTEATWHGTLTVPTAGDYWLYLQVLGARGVLSVDGKELGRTGATKGAVHGDIQHPTQDNVLPTTDGLDNVRRAIQLTAGPHTIEVTSTGDTSNHPEQIRLNWMTPEARTAAHQQAIDAARHAHTAVVFVWTRGKPAFHLPGDQDKLVEEVAAVNPNTIVVLNTSQPVAMPWLYKVKAVLEMWWPGDEGGWSTANVLLGKADPAGRLPVTWATRLEDYPATDPAHPERSAKGVDGKTTFSEGVDIGYRWFDAQHIQPLFPFGYGLSYTTFAYSGLKVEPSASHGLDVTVTLRNTGKVAGDEVPQVYLGAPQKPPAGAQFAPRKLAAFVRVSLAPGESKTVILHVAARSLEYWSTATSSWQRAGTAKVSVGSSSRDLRLSAGPQQ
- a CDS encoding DNA-directed RNA polymerase subunit omega, whose protein sequence is MRSEVIFRASEAIGNRYKLCQTVAKATRRLHIGTQEMTHTINNAFVRIAAGANQPPVPEAV
- a CDS encoding DUF3592 domain-containing protein, whose protein sequence is MTSTVDHLKQLLHDRDPRLIAAVLLSVLVLGLLVWLFIRWRRPTAEEIEHYRRERVAIMGRICDGVIVDARTLNGEDSFSPTPEVLVYSYRLAGVTYNCAQDVSHLADRVLGFRIDQPIQVRYDPRNPGNSILVSESWSGLRQK